One Sphingopyxis macrogoltabida genomic region harbors:
- a CDS encoding DUF1611 domain-containing protein, producing the protein MNAPTGRLADSLVLPQPYLLFLGDTVEASYAKTAFGLADWAPDRCVGEMAIGGCTVTTGLERLSPADARAAGARSVVIGVANQGGVLADSWVAALIEAMEAGLDVISGLHVRLASVPALAEAARRTGQRLIDVRTPPAGIPIGNGRKRSGKRLLTVGTDCALGKKYTALALHRAFVQRGLDADFRATGQTGIMIAGGGIPMDAVISDFEAGAAEILSPDAPDAHWDVVEGQGSIFNPAYAAVSLGLLHGSQPDVFVVCHDPARTVILGMESFAMPSIDEVIDLTIRLGSRTNPAIRCGGVSLNTSAYSAEAAEALMAAESERLGLPVADPIRGGAAFDALVDSCLA; encoded by the coding sequence ATGAACGCGCCGACCGGCAGGCTTGCCGACAGCCTTGTGCTGCCGCAGCCCTATCTTCTCTTCCTCGGCGACACGGTGGAGGCGAGCTATGCCAAGACCGCTTTCGGCCTTGCCGACTGGGCGCCCGATCGCTGCGTCGGCGAAATGGCGATCGGCGGCTGTACGGTAACCACCGGCCTCGAACGCCTCTCGCCCGCCGATGCGCGGGCGGCAGGTGCGCGGTCGGTGGTGATCGGGGTCGCGAACCAGGGCGGCGTGCTCGCCGATAGCTGGGTCGCGGCGCTGATCGAGGCGATGGAAGCGGGGCTCGACGTGATCAGCGGCCTGCACGTCCGGCTCGCAAGCGTGCCTGCGCTTGCCGAGGCGGCGCGCCGTACCGGCCAGCGGCTGATCGACGTGCGTACGCCGCCTGCGGGCATTCCGATCGGCAACGGGCGGAAGCGCAGCGGCAAGCGGCTGTTGACCGTCGGGACCGACTGCGCCCTCGGCAAGAAATATACCGCACTTGCGCTACATCGGGCGTTCGTCCAGCGCGGCCTCGACGCCGATTTTCGCGCGACCGGCCAGACCGGGATCATGATTGCCGGCGGCGGTATCCCGATGGACGCGGTGATTTCGGATTTCGAGGCGGGAGCCGCCGAAATCCTCAGCCCCGACGCGCCCGACGCTCATTGGGATGTCGTCGAGGGACAGGGCTCGATCTTCAACCCCGCCTATGCCGCGGTGTCGCTGGGACTGCTTCACGGCAGCCAGCCCGACGTCTTCGTCGTCTGCCACGATCCGGCGCGCACGGTGATCCTCGGCATGGAAAGCTTCGCGATGCCGAGCATCGACGAGGTCATCGACCTGACCATCCGCCTCGGCAGCCGGACCAATCCGGCGATCCGTTGCGGGGGCGTCAGCCTCAACACCTCGGCCTATTCGGCCGAAGCGGCCGAAGCGCTGATGGCGGCGGAAAGCGAACGGCTCGGTCTGCCCGTTGCCGATCCCATTCGCGGCGGCGCGGCGTTCGACGCGCTGGTCGACAGCTGTCTCGCATGA
- a CDS encoding amidohydrolase family protein encodes MIRSVAPFAALLLFGAIPALAQDAKRSDPVPRADHHMHIQSKLIVDQLRAMQAAEPDIFDGISADLFAERTGADALRELDRAGIDKGVLLSTGYMFGFTAVPMEPAVRAEKMRGENRFNVDAALASKGRLFAFVGINPFAANAFDELEYWSKQPGASGVKLHLGNSGFDTANREQVEALGRFFAAANKARMPLVVHLRGAAPFSTAGVNIFLDRVVSQAGDLPIQIAHGGGYAGIDQPTLDALAAYGDAIARKAPGTANLVLDISAVMQFDPSKLPDAKTSTEKRSYDELRGIYVAGMRKIGLDRFVLASDWPAIAPPAEYFAAEKLALPVTPAEWKQLCENVAPYLRPEWLAKRETAGEAATR; translated from the coding sequence GTGATCCGTTCGGTTGCCCCGTTCGCGGCGCTGCTGCTGTTTGGCGCCATCCCGGCGCTGGCACAGGATGCGAAGCGCTCCGATCCGGTGCCGCGGGCCGACCATCATATGCATATCCAGAGCAAGCTGATCGTCGATCAGTTGCGCGCAATGCAGGCGGCCGAACCCGATATATTCGACGGCATTTCCGCTGACCTGTTCGCCGAACGCACCGGGGCCGATGCGCTGCGCGAACTCGACCGGGCGGGCATCGACAAGGGCGTATTGCTGTCCACCGGCTATATGTTCGGTTTCACCGCCGTGCCGATGGAACCGGCGGTCAGAGCCGAAAAAATGCGCGGCGAAAACCGCTTCAACGTCGATGCGGCGCTGGCATCGAAGGGGCGGCTCTTCGCCTTTGTGGGGATCAATCCCTTCGCAGCCAATGCGTTCGACGAGCTCGAATATTGGTCGAAGCAGCCCGGCGCGTCGGGGGTCAAGCTGCACCTCGGCAACAGCGGGTTCGATACCGCCAACCGCGAACAGGTCGAAGCGCTCGGCCGCTTCTTTGCCGCGGCGAACAAGGCTCGGATGCCGCTCGTCGTCCATCTTCGCGGTGCGGCACCATTCAGCACTGCCGGCGTCAATATCTTCCTCGACCGGGTTGTTTCGCAGGCGGGCGATTTGCCGATCCAGATCGCTCATGGTGGCGGCTATGCCGGGATCGATCAGCCGACGCTCGACGCGCTGGCCGCTTATGGTGACGCGATCGCGCGCAAGGCCCCGGGTACAGCCAATCTCGTTCTCGATATTTCGGCGGTGATGCAGTTCGATCCGTCCAAGCTGCCCGACGCCAAAACCTCGACCGAGAAACGCAGCTATGACGAACTTCGCGGCATTTATGTCGCGGGAATGCGCAAGATCGGGCTTGATCGGTTCGTTCTCGCCAGCGACTGGCCTGCGATCGCGCCGCCCGCCGAATATTTCGCCGCGGAAAAGCTGGCGCTTCCGGTAACGCCGGCCGAATGGAAACAGCTTTGCGAGAATGTGGCGCCCTATCTGCGCCCCGAATGGCTGGCAAAGCGGGAGACGGCCGGCGAGGCCGCGACGCGCTAG
- a CDS encoding serine hydrolase: MTSARLITLSLLLGVAVPAWAEPPQDLVEKVEALRQEIGATGVSIAIVEDGKTTLSRGWGVRKLGERAAVDGQTIFQTGSTGKAMTAAALAILVDEGKIGWDDPVIQHMPWFRMYDPWVTREITIRDLLVHRSGLGLGQGDLMFVPRTHLSRKQTVERVAYLKPQTSFRSSYAYDNILYAVAGQLIEEVTGQTWEAFMRDRVLRPGGMKNATSDSEDRFRIPNRSWPHARLSGPLRGLGDQQALNERDELGRNGAPAGGLALSADDMAAWLKIQLAHGALPNGKRLFSEAQAAEMWKPVTMMPITPLPDALKPAQPTMQSYALGWQVQDYRGHQIISHGGGVFGSITRVVVIPEKNVGFAIMMNSEESGMLLGLTYKLLDHYLDQPDEGWTKKWQDWYKERLAGGVEYLKQAQAAPAKVGPSLDPARYAGRYRDPWYGDVVVASTPQGLTIDFTSTPRMAGRLKHWQYDSFVTDFDEPAIEPAYVTFALDADGKVTGVTMKAVSKIADFSWDYHDLDLKPVEDRK, translated from the coding sequence ATGACCTCCGCCCGTCTGATCACCCTGTCGCTTTTGCTCGGCGTCGCTGTGCCGGCATGGGCGGAGCCGCCGCAGGACCTCGTCGAAAAGGTCGAGGCGCTGCGGCAGGAAATCGGCGCCACGGGCGTGTCGATCGCGATCGTCGAGGATGGCAAGACGACGCTGTCGCGCGGCTGGGGTGTGCGCAAGCTCGGCGAGCGCGCCGCGGTCGACGGCCAGACGATCTTCCAGACCGGTTCCACCGGAAAGGCAATGACCGCGGCGGCGCTAGCGATCCTCGTCGACGAGGGCAAGATCGGCTGGGACGACCCGGTGATCCAGCATATGCCATGGTTCCGCATGTACGACCCCTGGGTTACGCGCGAGATCACGATCCGCGACCTGCTCGTTCACCGCAGCGGGCTCGGGCTGGGGCAGGGCGATCTGATGTTCGTGCCGCGCACGCACCTGAGCCGCAAGCAAACGGTCGAGCGTGTCGCCTACCTTAAACCGCAGACGAGTTTCCGGTCTTCCTACGCCTATGACAACATCCTCTATGCGGTCGCAGGGCAGTTGATCGAGGAGGTCACCGGGCAGACGTGGGAAGCCTTCATGCGCGACCGCGTGCTGCGGCCCGGCGGGATGAAGAACGCGACGAGCGACAGCGAGGATCGCTTTCGCATCCCGAACCGTTCGTGGCCGCACGCGCGGCTGTCGGGGCCGCTGCGCGGGCTCGGCGACCAGCAGGCGCTGAACGAACGCGATGAACTCGGCCGCAACGGCGCGCCCGCCGGCGGGCTGGCGCTCAGCGCCGACGACATGGCGGCGTGGCTGAAGATACAACTCGCGCACGGCGCGCTGCCGAACGGCAAGCGGCTGTTCAGCGAGGCGCAGGCGGCCGAGATGTGGAAGCCGGTGACGATGATGCCGATCACCCCGCTGCCCGACGCGCTCAAACCCGCGCAGCCGACGATGCAATCCTATGCGCTCGGCTGGCAGGTGCAGGATTATCGCGGCCACCAGATCATTTCGCACGGCGGCGGCGTGTTCGGGTCGATCACCCGCGTCGTGGTGATCCCCGAAAAAAATGTCGGCTTTGCGATCATGATGAATAGCGAAGAGAGCGGCATGCTGCTCGGGCTGACGTACAAGTTGCTCGACCATTATCTCGACCAGCCCGACGAAGGCTGGACCAAAAAATGGCAGGATTGGTACAAGGAACGGCTTGCCGGCGGCGTCGAATATCTGAAGCAGGCACAGGCCGCCCCGGCGAAGGTCGGCCCGTCGCTCGACCCCGCCCGCTATGCCGGGCGTTATCGTGATCCGTGGTACGGCGATGTCGTGGTAGCCTCGACGCCGCAGGGGCTGACGATCGACTTTACGTCAACGCCGCGGATGGCCGGGCGGCTCAAGCATTGGCAATATGACAGCTTCGTCACCGATTTCGACGAGCCGGCGATCGAGCCCGCCTATGTGACCTTCGCGCTCGACGCCGACGGCAAGGTGACCGGCGTGACGATGAAGGCGGTGAGCAAGATCGCCGACTTCAGTTGGGACTATCACGACCTCGACCTGAAACCCGTGGAGGACAGGAAGTGA
- a CDS encoding dipeptidase: MKRIAILVTAAALSACSTGGDKPKAPEAPLHSRMLVLDTHLDTPLHFERKGWNFADRHDLATDLSQLDIPRMKDGNLDGGFFAIYTDQGPLTPAGYAAALDHARKRSDLIDRTIAVHKDAIGPALTADDARRLNKEGKLIAFKSIENSYPLGEDLSLLEEFYQKGVRLAGPVHSKDNQFADSATGEGRWKGLSPLGKQWVAEMNRLGIVIDASHSSDATFDQILALSKYPILLSHSSLRSANDHPRNLDEGRLKALAAKGGAMCISTIFLSDMKMSPERAELFGKYETIGTLSPAEQAELTRRWRELDKTETLWAADFEKYMAMVLRAIEVGGVDHICFGADWDGGGGLTGIEDISALPKVTERLKAAGYSDADIEKMWSGNILRVLAAQGKAG; the protein is encoded by the coding sequence GTGAAGCGGATCGCGATTCTGGTGACCGCCGCCGCGCTGTCGGCGTGCTCGACCGGCGGCGACAAGCCCAAGGCGCCTGAAGCGCCGCTCCACAGCCGGATGCTGGTGCTCGACACCCATCTCGACACGCCGCTGCATTTCGAGCGCAAGGGCTGGAATTTCGCTGATCGCCACGACCTCGCGACCGACCTGTCGCAGCTCGACATCCCGCGGATGAAGGATGGCAATCTCGATGGCGGCTTTTTCGCTATCTATACCGATCAGGGGCCGCTGACCCCGGCTGGCTATGCCGCGGCGCTCGACCATGCGCGCAAACGGTCGGACCTGATCGACCGGACGATTGCGGTGCACAAGGATGCGATCGGCCCGGCGCTGACCGCCGACGATGCCCGGCGGCTCAACAAGGAAGGCAAGCTGATTGCCTTCAAGTCGATCGAGAACAGCTATCCGCTCGGCGAAGACCTGTCGCTGCTCGAGGAATTCTACCAAAAGGGCGTCCGGCTGGCGGGGCCGGTGCATTCGAAGGACAACCAGTTCGCCGACAGCGCGACGGGCGAGGGGCGCTGGAAAGGGCTCAGCCCGCTCGGCAAGCAATGGGTCGCCGAAATGAACCGGCTCGGCATCGTGATCGACGCGAGCCATTCTTCCGACGCGACCTTCGACCAGATCCTCGCGCTGTCGAAATATCCGATCCTCCTCTCGCATTCCAGCCTGCGTTCGGCGAACGACCATCCGCGCAACCTCGACGAGGGGCGGCTGAAGGCGCTGGCGGCGAAGGGCGGCGCGATGTGCATCTCGACGATCTTCCTATCCGATATGAAGATGTCGCCCGAACGCGCGGAATTGTTCGGAAAATATGAGACGATAGGTACATTGTCGCCGGCCGAGCAAGCGGAACTCACGCGCCGCTGGCGCGAACTCGACAAGACCGAGACGCTGTGGGCGGCCGATTTCGAAAAATATATGGCGATGGTGCTGCGCGCGATCGAGGTCGGCGGCGTCGATCATATCTGTTTCGGCGCCGACTGGGACGGCGGCGGCGGACTGACCGGGATCGAGGATATCTCGGCGCTACCCAAGGTCACCGAACGGCTGAAAGCGGCGGGCTATTCGGACGCCGACATCGAAAAAATGTGGAGCGGCAATATTCTGCGCGTCTTGGCGGCGCAGGGAAAAGCCGGGTGA
- a CDS encoding TonB-dependent receptor, producing the protein MAALTAAMPAGAQEAELAEAESEVIVVTAQKREEALQDVPISITVVNGEALRDQGAGSLVDYAGYVPGMTVISSQPGTSIISLRGIAPVGSAQAVGIYLDDAPVGSSSLYARSATYSLDLMPYDIAGLEILRGPQGTLYGASSIGGLLKYRTVAPSTTDFSVKAGGELFTIDHAGNPGWAAQVMVNAPIVQDKLGMTGSFSWRKTPGYVSSVNNPALNDANSVEQVGGRVSLLWNATEDFTVRLGGIWQTIDANATNNIVSTVAGVPIGDGWSYNAFLPEPFHKSIDYYSAVLDYDLGFATLTSVSTYSETKTTSVQDASLVFGVAFPALSGGAVPEGLAPFSIELGLEKFTQEIRLASPSNDRFEWMIGAFYTKETSENHQLVRTFDFSGEPNLFDPGAIVSLPSTFKEMAVFANATAYFGDVFALSGGLRYAKNKQNFQQISEGPFIGVANFTGSSKEDVFIYSISPQIHISEDAMLYARVANGYRPGGPNVVFPGVPPQVAADTLVNYEIGFKGNLGSTLAVEVAGFYMDWTDIQVVQPFGGVTGQANGPSAVSKGVEGTVTWRPVRGLSLVASAAYADAKLTADAPEISGVDGARLPSVPKFTGSVQADYSFGIGENASGKVGVGLRHSSRLASLPSSSPNNLWSDPYTALDANAAVTFDDHWTVRVYARNLTNKRASTQRSYTLNAFGAQAYQTNVPLQPRTIGVALDMAF; encoded by the coding sequence ATGGCCGCGCTGACGGCGGCGATGCCGGCCGGGGCGCAGGAAGCGGAACTCGCCGAAGCTGAAAGCGAAGTGATCGTCGTGACGGCACAGAAGCGCGAGGAAGCGCTTCAGGATGTTCCGATCTCGATCACCGTCGTCAACGGCGAAGCGCTGCGCGATCAGGGTGCCGGATCGCTGGTCGACTATGCCGGCTATGTTCCCGGGATGACGGTGATCAGCTCGCAGCCCGGTACGTCGATCATTTCGCTTCGCGGTATCGCGCCGGTGGGCTCGGCACAGGCGGTCGGCATATACCTCGATGACGCGCCGGTAGGATCGAGCAGCCTTTACGCCCGCAGCGCGACCTATTCGCTCGACCTGATGCCGTACGACATCGCCGGGCTGGAAATCCTGCGCGGGCCGCAGGGCACGCTTTACGGTGCAAGCTCGATCGGCGGTTTGCTGAAATACCGGACCGTCGCGCCGAGCACGACCGATTTCAGCGTCAAGGCCGGCGGCGAACTCTTCACGATCGATCATGCCGGCAATCCCGGCTGGGCGGCGCAGGTGATGGTTAATGCGCCGATCGTCCAGGACAAGCTCGGAATGACGGGCAGCTTCTCGTGGCGCAAGACTCCGGGTTATGTCAGCTCGGTCAACAATCCGGCGCTCAACGATGCGAATTCGGTCGAGCAGGTCGGCGGCCGGGTAAGCCTGCTCTGGAATGCGACCGAGGATTTCACCGTTCGCCTCGGCGGCATCTGGCAAACCATCGACGCGAACGCGACCAACAATATCGTGTCGACCGTCGCGGGCGTCCCGATCGGCGACGGCTGGTCCTACAACGCCTTCTTGCCCGAGCCTTTCCACAAGAGCATCGATTATTATTCGGCGGTGCTCGACTATGACCTCGGCTTTGCAACGCTGACCTCGGTTTCGACCTATAGCGAAACCAAAACCACCAGCGTGCAGGATGCCTCGCTCGTTTTCGGTGTCGCGTTCCCGGCGCTGAGCGGCGGGGCGGTGCCCGAAGGCCTCGCGCCGTTCAGCATCGAGCTCGGCCTTGAAAAGTTCACGCAGGAAATCCGCCTCGCGTCGCCGAGCAACGACCGCTTCGAGTGGATGATCGGCGCCTTCTACACGAAGGAGACGAGCGAGAATCACCAGCTGGTCCGCACCTTCGACTTCTCGGGCGAACCGAATCTATTCGATCCGGGCGCCATCGTGTCGCTGCCCTCGACGTTCAAGGAAATGGCAGTGTTCGCGAATGCGACGGCCTATTTCGGCGACGTGTTCGCGCTGTCGGGCGGCCTGCGTTACGCCAAGAACAAGCAGAACTTCCAGCAGATCAGCGAAGGCCCGTTCATCGGCGTTGCCAATTTCACCGGCTCGTCCAAGGAAGATGTCTTCATCTACAGCATCAGCCCGCAGATCCACATCAGCGAAGATGCCATGCTCTATGCGCGCGTCGCCAATGGCTATCGTCCCGGCGGCCCGAACGTCGTGTTCCCCGGGGTGCCGCCGCAGGTCGCGGCAGACACGCTGGTCAATTACGAAATCGGCTTCAAGGGCAATCTGGGCAGCACGCTCGCGGTCGAAGTGGCCGGTTTCTATATGGACTGGACCGACATCCAGGTGGTGCAACCCTTCGGCGGCGTGACGGGGCAGGCCAATGGCCCGTCGGCGGTCAGCAAGGGCGTCGAAGGCACCGTGACCTGGCGGCCGGTGCGCGGACTGTCGCTGGTGGCGAGCGCCGCCTATGCTGATGCGAAGCTGACCGCCGATGCGCCCGAAATCTCCGGCGTCGACGGCGCGCGCCTGCCCAGCGTGCCGAAATTCACCGGGTCGGTGCAGGCCGATTACAGCTTCGGGATCGGCGAAAATGCGTCAGGCAAGGTCGGTGTGGGACTGCGGCATTCGTCGCGGTTGGCGTCGCTGCCGTCCAGCAGCCCGAACAATCTGTGGTCGGACCCCTATACCGCGCTCGATGCCAATGCCGCCGTCACCTTCGACGACCATTGGACGGTGCGCGTCTATGCACGCAACCTGACCAACAAGCGGGCATCGACGCAGCGTAGCTATACGTTGAACGCCTTTGGTGCGCAGGCCTATCAGACGAACGTGCCGCTACAGCCGCGCACGATCGGCGTCGCGCTCGACATGGCCTTTTGA
- a CDS encoding dipeptidase gives MTSSFPMTRRALVAGAVGAAVSMPMINRGAYAFAAAPGRSYSRRAVDLVGSSLVIDMLAPLKITLSEDYVAHRLTDAEAEEFRSSGITGFHNAYGLGGPNAKQQALEFLAGWQGFAGRNSHVLTLVDGVADLDQAKKDRKCAVIMGIQNAEQFQSIEDVALFRRLGLRCAQLTYNSQNLIGSGSTERVDGGVSDYGAAIIAEMEKQKMLVDVSHCGDKTTLDAIELAKGPIAITHSNARALIDHPRVKTDEAIKALAAKGGVMGITGVRMFIRATDPTNVGHMADHIDHVAKLVGIDHVGIGSDADLNGYDDMKPDEYAALKGSYKGSYAFRDKIDIDGFDHPKKVFDLTEELIRRGYSNENITAVLGGNFRRLLAQVWG, from the coding sequence GCGGTGGGTGCGGCTGTGTCGATGCCGATGATCAATCGCGGTGCTTATGCCTTCGCTGCGGCGCCGGGGCGCAGCTATTCGCGGCGGGCGGTCGACCTTGTCGGTTCGTCGCTGGTGATCGACATGCTGGCGCCGCTCAAGATCACGCTGTCAGAAGACTATGTCGCGCATCGCCTGACCGATGCCGAGGCGGAGGAGTTTCGCAGCAGCGGCATCACCGGTTTCCATAATGCCTATGGGCTTGGCGGACCGAATGCGAAGCAGCAGGCACTTGAATTTCTCGCCGGCTGGCAGGGTTTTGCCGGGCGCAACAGCCATGTGTTGACGCTGGTCGACGGCGTCGCCGATCTCGATCAGGCGAAAAAGGACCGCAAATGCGCGGTCATCATGGGTATCCAGAATGCGGAACAGTTCCAGAGCATCGAGGATGTCGCGCTGTTCCGCCGCCTCGGCCTGCGCTGCGCGCAGCTCACCTATAACAGCCAGAACCTGATCGGGTCGGGCAGCACCGAGCGCGTCGACGGCGGCGTCAGCGATTATGGCGCCGCGATCATCGCCGAAATGGAAAAGCAGAAGATGCTGGTTGACGTGTCGCATTGCGGCGACAAGACCACATTGGATGCCATCGAATTGGCCAAAGGGCCGATCGCGATCACCCACAGCAACGCCCGCGCACTGATCGACCATCCGCGCGTCAAGACCGACGAGGCGATTAAAGCGCTCGCGGCGAAAGGCGGGGTGATGGGAATCACCGGGGTGCGCATGTTCATTCGCGCGACCGATCCCACCAATGTGGGCCATATGGCCGATCATATCGACCATGTCGCGAAGCTGGTCGGGATCGACCATGTCGGCATCGGTTCGGATGCCGACCTCAACGGCTATGACGATATGAAGCCCGACGAATATGCCGCCCTGAAGGGCAGCTACAAGGGCAGCTACGCCTTTCGCGACAAGATCGACATCGACGGGTTCGATCATCCGAAGAAGGTCTTCGACCTGACCGAGGAACTGATCCGTCGCGGATATTCCAACGAAAATATCACGGCCGTGCTGGGGGGCAATTTCCGCCGCCTGCTCGCTCAAGTCTGGGGGTAA